The Sinobacterium caligoides genomic interval TCCTGGTCTTCGCCAACGATGATCACTACATCAGAGACATAGCGATAGGGAGGCACCTCTAAGTTAAGAGGCGCAGGCACCCCCTGATATACGCGACCAGAGAGATCATACTTCGAGCCATGGCAAGGGCAGAAGAAACCACCGACCCAATCCTCGCCTAAATCGGCAGGAGCGACTTCTGGACGATACTTAGGCGCACAACCAAGGTGAGTACACAAACCAACCAGAACAAGTAGCTCAGGCTTAATCGAACGCTCGATTCCTGTTACATAGGAAGGCTGCTGTGGCTGCTCTGATTGAGGGTCGAGCAAATGATCGTTATGCCCTGCCAACGTATCCAACTGCTCTTGCGTTCGGTGCACCAAATAAACCGGCTTACCACGCCACTCGGCAATAATCATCCGCCCCGGCTCTATCTTACCAACATCCGCGCTCACTGGCGCGCCGGCAGCCTTAGCCTTGGCACTAGGGTTCCAAGACCCCAAAAACGGCGTAGCAACACCGACGGCCCCGACTGCACCCACAACCGAAGTTGCCGCAGTCAAAAACCGTCGCCGCCCTGAATTTACCTCGTCAGTCATGACGTTCTCCCCCGTAACAGCATATCAATTATCATTCAGTCGCACTTCGGCAACCTTATAACCCTACTATAAATGCGGTCGATATTAATTAAATTAGCCCTCTCTTACAAGCAAAACCCTTGTAACAACAAGTAGTTTTACCTTTTCAACGAAGCTAACTAATTACAAGCAAAAAAAAGCGCCCGATAACGGACGCTCTTGTCGATAACACCAGCAAATTAACGCTTAGAGAACTGAGGCTTCTTACGTGCTTTACGTAGTCCGACTTTCTTACGTTCAACTTCACGAGCATCACGAGTAACAAAGCCAGCCTTACGAAGAGCTGGACGAAGACCTTCGTCGTACTCCATCAAGGCACGGGTGATACCGTGACGAATTGCACCAGCTTGACCGAAGCTACCACCGCCTTTAACAGTAATGTTCAGATCAAACTTTTCTACCAGTTCAACCAACTCTAGAGGCTGACGCACAATCATGCGCGCAACTTCACGACCGAAGAAATTTTCGATGGTGCGGTTGTTGATAGTGATGTTGCCCGTTCCTGCAGTAAGGAACACGCGAGCTGTCGAGGTCTTACGACGACCGGTACCGTAGTATTGAGTAGCAGACATTATTTACTTACCCCAAGATCAAGTTCTAGAGGCTGCTGCGCAGTGTGAGGATGCTCACTACCGGCGTAGACCTTCATTTTCTTAAACATTGCACGCCCCAGAGGGTTGCGTGGCAACATGCCCTTAACGGCAGACTGAATAACACGCTCAGGCGCTTTATCAATCAACTGCTCAAAGGTGATGCTCTTTAGACCACCAGGATATTCGGTGTGACCGTAGTAAATCTTATCCGTTGTCTTCTTACCAGATACACGGATCTTCTCTGCATTAATCACAACGATATAATCGCCGGTATCAACATGAGGAGTGTATTCTGCCTTATGCTTACCGCGTAGACGGTGTGCAATTTCGGTAGCCAGACGACCAAGAGTCTGGTCTGCCGCATCAACAACATACCAGTCGCGTTTTACATCAGCTGGCTTAGCGCTAAAAGTCTTCATCTATTTATGCCCCTTGGGC includes:
- the petA gene encoding ubiquinol-cytochrome c reductase iron-sulfur subunit, encoding MTDEVNSGRRRFLTAATSVVGAVGAVGVATPFLGSWNPSAKAKAAGAPVSADVGKIEPGRMIIAEWRGKPVYLVHRTQEQLDTLAGHNDHLLDPQSEQPQQPSYVTGIERSIKPELLVLVGLCTHLGCAPKYRPEVAPADLGEDWVGGFFCPCHGSKYDLSGRVYQGVPAPLNLEVPPYRYVSDVVIIVGEDQEQA
- the rpsI gene encoding 30S ribosomal protein S9, translated to MSATQYYGTGRRKTSTARVFLTAGTGNITINNRTIENFFGREVARMIVRQPLELVELVEKFDLNITVKGGGSFGQAGAIRHGITRALMEYDEGLRPALRKAGFVTRDAREVERKKVGLRKARKKPQFSKR
- the rplM gene encoding 50S ribosomal protein L13, whose product is MKTFSAKPADVKRDWYVVDAADQTLGRLATEIAHRLRGKHKAEYTPHVDTGDYIVVINAEKIRVSGKKTTDKIYYGHTEYPGGLKSITFEQLIDKAPERVIQSAVKGMLPRNPLGRAMFKKMKVYAGSEHPHTAQQPLELDLGVSK